The Lolium rigidum isolate FL_2022 chromosome 1, APGP_CSIRO_Lrig_0.1, whole genome shotgun sequence region GTTGCTATACTACTTTGCATGTTATTTCGCAAGGTACATCTACTATACTGCACGAATTTTTGTACTCCGTATTTGATAAGCAGTGCATATCAACATTATTTTCCATAAATTTGATCACGAGTATTAGGGACACGGCGAACCAAATATTAAACCATTTGGGCTAACACAATATACCTCTTGTTAATTCAGACTGCATTCGATTACTGAAAGAGAATACTATATCGAGAATACTATATCTTCATGTACAGGGGATTCTGAAATCCCATCACAGAAACACTAGCTGATGCAACAAGGTTGCGTCACATTCCACCTGAACCTTCAACATCTTACAACTTACAGGACCTGATCTGTACTGCTTTGGAAAAACACAATGATCCTCACCAAAAAGATAATGCTCCTCACAAAGATGCAGGTATACTTCCGGTCCCAGCAGTTCCAGTAATTTATCCTGACAAAAACAGATTAAAGCTTCCAATAATGCAAGTATGCATACGGCAATTATGGACACATAGGCAAACAATATTCGGAGATTTGTTGCTCCACATGAATAAAGCGGAACCAATAAATGCCACCAGAAAAGATTAAACATAAATGTGCTATTTAATTTTGGTTACAAGATAATATATATTTAAGATTATGCAGGCTTAGCGTCCATTCACCGTTTTGCTATTTAATTTTGTTTACAATATAATATATGTTTAAGATTACATTCGCAAAAAATAAATATGTTTAAGATTAAGCAGTCTTAACGTCCATTCACCATGTTGATATTTACGTCCAAGCAAATACAGGTTCAGGCTCTCCAGCTAAGTTGGTTTAGGAATAAAAAAACAAATCAAGCAATTTGATTGTTTCAGAACTTGTGGACATCGGTCAAATAGGTAGTGTCCTACTCAAATGACAAATAGAGATTATTCAAGTTTCAAAAGATAAGAAAGACAGAGGAACAGGAACAGTAGGTAGAGCTGCTTAAATATTTTCCTTCAAAAGAATGCAAACAGAGACACAGAGTACGTAACAAATACTTCAGATACTAGCTCAATATCCAAGTGTAGCAATAACCATTTTACAGTAACATATGATGAAAATGGACTAAAGAATTAAAGTGACGTCACCTACAACTGGGAACAGTTTGATTTTAGAACAATGATTAAATGCATTTGTTCCAGCAGTTAGCTGACTGGAGCACTTTGGAACATTTTAGACAAGATTTTGGACTGGAATAGTGGTGACAATTGGATTGCACAAGGTAAAAGGAAACTTGGATCTGAAGAGCAAAAGAAGGAATAAGAATTGGTCTGCTGCAGGAACTCTAGTCTAGGTAGTCCTCCTTATCTGTATATACCTGAAGCGGAGAAGTAAGCCCGGTGCATCGATGCAAGGCTGCGGTTGACTGTCACTGCCATGTCCATGGCAAGCCTAATCCTCCAGGCCTTGTTGATAAAACTTCTCGCTACATGGTGGACACAACACACACAAGTCAATCATCTCAACAAGAACACAAGCCACCGTAGCACTTTGTAATCATTAAGAGTTCAGGATGAACAGACTAGGATATGGGGACACTTGAGACATCTGCCAAAAAACTTAATATAGGATGGATACATGCCCATGAACTCAAAATACACTTCCTCTACCATCCACTAATAATCCTACAACGGTGGCTACTAGAACATCAAGCAGCAGTAAACCTTACAGTTCACATCAACTTAATATGAACTTGAAAAATCAGCAGCTCCCAGTGCCTCGATACAtgtctacctcaacataaacaatTGATATGAATACTGAATTTCTCTCACAGCATTAAGAAAATATAGCACATAGTGATCAATTGGTCTAGCAGTAGAGCATGACCAAAGAGAGAAATACCACCTTTCGGTGCCAATGTCAACTAGCGTTGTGTTTACCTTCACAAGTAATGTTTAGCCTACTGCAGCCAATATATCAACCTGGGAGGATTTCAACCATCTCTGAATACAGAAACAAGTTCCCGTCTATTTTAAACAAGACAAGGCCACGTGATACCCTTAAAAACTAGTCTAAGAAAACCATGAGAACTACATACTTCAAAACCCATGTTCTCTACATTATGAACTGCAACTTGTATACCTTTTTTTATCTGTTGAAATCCTATCTACATTATGAAGTGCACATGTTATAACAGGTTATCAAAATACACCAGGTCAACTTCTTAAATTCGTATCATAAATTGCTTAAGTTATTCCACGATTCCCAGTTGAAAAGCTAGACCATCTCACCGCTACGATAAGGTTAACATACTATGATAACGTTTTAAGGGATTTAAGGAATTGTTGCCATGACCATTAAATCGAGCATAATAAGATTTCTTATGTTGCAGTAGTAATAGTGCAGATTTCAATAATATTTAACAGCCTGATCGAGGGAAGACACTCACATCAGCAGGACTGATTTTATTCGGTCTGGAGACATAATCTTCCAAACCTCGTCAGTCAAGTTCATTTTAGAAGTACAAACCTGAAGATAAAAAAGGAGAGTCAGTTATAGGAAGCAACAAAAACATACCTCAGGAAGTATCATGCGACAGTTTTTCAATATTTAAATCTTGTACAAAAAAAATTACAACTAATTAGTAGTTGGAGCTAAAGATTTGTGTTTGAGCCAATTTGCTATTCTTAATATAATGAGTGCAAGTGAAATAACTAGTAATACAAGACCAGCAAAAAAATCTAGATCATCAAAAAGTATGCCACATCAATGTTTTCTGAGCTACTATAAAAGAGTAAATATATGATGAATGATATATTTATAGCCCATTTATTGCACTGAATGCGGAATCCACGAGCTGCAGTGGGTGCTTTGCGTGCAGCTTGCAAGAGGCTCCCTTTAACATCAGTGTATTCCAGCCGAATTGTTCTAATTTTGCCCAAGTAGACCAGATACCGGCAGAACTGTGGTAGAAGTAAAGAGGTTAGTACTGGTCTACAATAAGATCTCTACAAAAGCAAATGGCAATTTCATAGGCCAAGTAGAACTATGGTAGAAGTAGAGAGGTTAGTACTGGTCTACAATAAGATCTCTACAAAAGCAAACGACAATTTCATAGGCCAAGTACAAGCTGTGGTAGAAGTAGAGAGGTTAGTACTGGTCTACAATAAGATCTCTACAAAAGCAAACGACAATTTCATAGGCCATTCATCATTAAATCGATAACCAGCCTCGGCACAGACAATAAAAGCATATTGCAATTCCAATTACTCTGTAACAACTTGGCATACATACAGGAGAGAAAATAAACTACTTGATGAATGATAGTTACCTGCTGATTGGAATGTGCTTCAAAACGTGGTGCCTTTAACCTAAGTTTTTCTGCCTGGTCGGACAAGTTGTAGTGCAGGTAATTGCGAAGAAGCAGGTTAAGAAGTGTTTCCTGCCATGGAAACCAAAAGTCAACCACATGACTTGACAATATTTAAGTTACAAGTCTGAAATTGAAGACTAGTGTCTCGGAACAACCTGGCCAAGCTCATCACGGTGCAAAGTTGCCATGCTGTGCAACCCCGGGAGAGTTATGCGAGCACCAATTGTATGATGCACATGAAAGCGAGGATCAAACAGGAAAAGGAGCTTACCGGTTACTCGAGAGACACAAGAGCATACTTGTTGGAATAACTCACCCACGAATTTCAGCAAGGCTGTTGGTGAGTTCATGTGCATATGAGTAATACGAGTATAGCCTAGAAGCCAAAACATCAACAGTCCTCCTATTGAGATTCTTCAGACGAGCAATGCTAGCGTTGGCAGATGTTTTAGCCTGGAGAGAAAATCAAATTGGTATGCTTCACAAATGATGATGAAGTGGAGGAAATTCCATGACATACCTCATCGTACTTCTTGTGATCAATAAGGAAAATCAACACAAGCAAGTAGCAGTATATTTCAATCTCTGGGAGACCATGCTTGATTGAAACTTGAGCTACTGGAGCCGCAGTATCAACATCCATCTCACTTCCATCTTCTTAAAAATGGTAACATTAAGATGAAATGTCAAAAATCTCTGAGCAAGAGAAGCCTTCCAGTTTCAATTTTTGAATGTGTGCAGAATGAAAGTGGAAGAAGTTTAAACCTCTATGCACCAATTTCAAACTACGAATTTGCGGAATACCAATTAAGCATCAGAACAGAAGGAACCAGGTTCGTCGTGAACTTCAATAGTGAAAACTCAGATGCTTGTACCGCATAATCATACGACGACAGCTGCTTTACAACGATTATCTAGATTATGGT contains the following coding sequences:
- the LOC124660574 gene encoding 26S proteasome non-ATPase regulatory subunit 3 homolog A-like, which translates into the protein MSIARLKNLNRRTVDVLASRLYSYYSYAHELTNSLAEIRGMATLHRDELGQETLLNLLLRNYLHYNLSDQAEKLRLKAPRFEAHSNQQFCRYLVYLGKIRTIRLEYTDVKGSLLQAARKAPTAARGFRIQCNKWVCTSKMNLTDEIGFQQIKKGIQVAVHNVENMGFELTAQEEVSRRCWGSSVMEEPGPSGCLPELLLESHPTAGEDSSSPAVGALQLGRGDLLSSR